From Macaca mulatta isolate MMU2019108-1 chromosome 1, T2T-MMU8v2.0, whole genome shotgun sequence, the proteins below share one genomic window:
- the AMPD2 gene encoding AMP deaminase 2 isoform X1, which produces MRNRGRGLFRLRSRCFLHQSLPLGAGRRKGLDVAEPGPSRCRSDSPAVAAVVPAMASYPSGSGKPKAKYPFKKRASLQASTAAPEARGGLGAPPLQSARSLPGPAPCLKHFPLDLRTSMDGKCKEIAEELFTRSLAESELRSAPYEFPEESPIEQLEERRQRLERQISQDVKLEPDILLRAKQDFLKTDSDSDLQLYKEQGEGQGDRSLRERDVLEREFQRVTISGEEKCGVPFTDLLDAAKSVVRALFIREKYMALSLQSFCPTTRRYLQQLAEKPLETRTYEQGPDTPVSADAPVHPPALEQHPYEHCEPSAMPGDLGLGLRMVQGVVHVYTRREPDEHCSEVELPYPDLQEFVADVNVLMALIINGPIKSFCYRRLQYLSSKFQMHVLLNEMKELAAQKKVPHRDFYNIRKVDTHIHASSCMNQKHLLRFIKRAMKRHLEEIVHVEQGREQTLREVFESMNLTAYDLSVDTLDVHADRNTFHRFDKFNAKYNPIGESVLREIFIKTDNRVSGKYFAHIIKEVMSDLEESKYQNAELRLSIYGRSRDEWDKLARWAVMHRVHSPNVRWLVQVPRLFDVYRTKGQLANFQEMLENIFLPLFEATVHPASHPELHLFLEHVDGFDSVDDESKPENHVFNLESPLPEAWMEEDNPPYAYYLYYTFANMAMLNHLRRQRGFHTFVLRPHCGEAGPIHHLVSAFMLAENISHGLLLRKAPVLQYLYYLAQIGIAMSPLSNNSLFLSYHRNPLPEYLSRGLMVSLSTDDPLQFHFTKEPLMEEYSIATQVWKLSSCDMCELARNSVLMSGFSHKVKSHWLGPNYTKEGPEGNDIRRTNVPDIRVGYRYETLCQELALITQAVQSEMLETIPEEAGITMSPGPQ; this is translated from the exons ATGAGAAATCGTGGCCGGGGCCTCTTCCGCCTGCGGAGCCGCTGCTTCCTGCATCAGTCACTCccgctgggggcggggcggaggAAGGGGTTGGATGTGGCAGAGCCAGGCCCCAGCCGGTGCCGCTCAGACTCCCCCGCTGTCGCCGCCGTGGTCCCAGCCATGGCATCCTATCCATCTGGCTCTGGCAAGCCCAAGGCCAAATATCCCTTTAAGAAGCGGGCCAGCCTGCAGGCCTCCACTGCAGCTCCAG AGGCTCGGGGTGGTCTGGGGGCCCCTCCGCTGCAGTCTGCCCGATCCCTGCCGGGCCCCGCCCCCTGCCTCAAGCACTTCCCGCTCGACCTGCGCACGTCTATGGATGGCAAATGCAAGGAGATCGCCGAG GAGCTGTTCACCCGCTCGCTGGCCGAGAGTGAGCTCCGTAGTGCCCCGTATGAGTTCCCCGAGGAGAGCCCCATTGAACAGCTGGAGGAGCGGCGGCAGCGGCTGGAGCGGCAGATCAGCCAGGATGTCAA GCTGGAGCCGGACATCCTGCTTCGGGCCAAGCAAGATTTCCTGAAGACAGACAGTGACTCGGACCTACA GCTCTACAAGGAACAGGGTGAGGGGCAGGGTGACCGGAGCCTGCGGGAGCGTGATGTGCTGGAACGGGAGTTTCAGCGGGTCACCATCTCCGGGGAGGAGAAGTGTGGG GTGCCATTCACAGACCTGCTGGATGCAGCCAAGAGTGTGGTGCGGGCACTCTTCATCCGGGAGAAGTACATGGCCCTGTCCCTGCAGAGCTTCTGCCCCACCACCCGCCGCTACCTGCAGCAGCTGGCTGAAAAGCCTCTGGAGACCCGGACCTATGAGCAGGGCCCCGACACCCCTGTGTCTGCTG ATGCCCCGGTGCACCCCCCTGCACTGGAGCAGCACCCGTACGAGCACTGTGAGCCAAGCGCCATGCCTGGGGACCTGGGCTTGGGTCTGCGCATGGTGCAGGGTGTGGTGCACGTCTACACCCGAAGGGAACCTGACGAGCA TTGCTCAGAGGTGGAGCTGCCATATCCTGACCTGCAGGAATTTGTGGCTGACGTCAATGTGCTGATGGCCCTGATTATCAATGGCCCCAT AAAGTCATTCTGCTACCGCCGGCTGCAGTACCTGAGCTCCAAGTTCCAGATGCACGTGCTACTCAATGAGATGAAGGAACTGGCCGCCCAGAAGAAAGTGCCACACCGAGATTTCTACAACATCCGCAAG GTGGACACCCACATCCATGCCTCGTCCTGCATGAACCAGAAGCATCTGCTGCGCTTCATCAAGCGGGCGATGAAACGGCACCTGGAGGAGATCGTGCACGTGGAGCAGGGCCGTGAACAGACGCTGCGGGAGGTCTTTGAGAGCATGAATCTCACAGCCTACGACCTGAGTGTGGACACGCTGGATGTGCATGCG GACAGGAACACTTTCCATCGCTTTGACAAGTTTAATGCCAAATACAACCCTATTGGGGAGTCCGTCCTCCGAGAGATCTTCATCAAGACGGACAACAGGGTATCTGGGAAGTACTTTGCTCACATCATTAAG GAGGTGATGTCAGACCTGGAGGAGAGCAAATACCAGAATGCAGAGCTGCGGCTCTCCATTTACGGGCGCTCGAGGGATGAGTGGGACAAGCTGGCGCGCTGGGCCGTCATGCACCGTGTGCACTCCCCCAACGTGCGCTGGCTGGTGCAGGTGCCCCGCCTCTT TGATGTGTACCGTACCAAGGGCCAGCTGGCCAACTTCCAGGAGATGCTGGAGAACATCTTCCTGCCACTGTTCGAGGCCACTGTGCACCCTGCCAGCCACCCGGAGCTGCATCTGTTCTTGGAGCAT GTGGATGGTTTTGACAGTGTGGATGACGAGTCCAAGCCTGAGAACCATGTCTTCAACCTGGAGAGCCCCCTGCCTGAGGCGTGGATGGAGGAGGACAACCCACCCTATGCCTACTACCTGTACTACACCTTTGCCAACATGGCCATGTTGAACCACCTGCGCAG GCAGAGGGGCTTCCACACGTTTGTGCTGAGGCCACACTGTGGGGAGGCTGGACCCATCCACCACCTGGTGTCAGCCTTCATGCTGGCTGAGAACATTTCCCATGGGCTGCTTCTGCGCAAG GCCCCTGTCCTGCAGTACCTGTACTACCTGGCCCAGATTGGCATCGCCATGTCCCCGCTCAGCAACAACAGCCTCTTCCTCAGCTACCACCGGAATCCGCTACCGGAGTACCTGTCCCGCGGCCTCATGGTCTCCCTGTCCACTGATGATCCCCTGCAGTTCCACTTCACCAAG GAGCCGCTGATGGAGGAATACAGCATCGCCACCCAGGTGTGGAAGCTCAGCTCCTGCGATATGTGTGAGCTGGCCCGCAACAGCGTGCTCATGAGTGGCTTCTCGCACAAG GTAAAGAGCCACTGGCTGGGACCCAACTATACCAAGGAAGGCCCTGAAGGGAATGACATCCGCCGGACCAACGTGCCAGACATCCGCGTGGGCTACCGCTACGAGACCCTGTGCCAGGAGCTGGCGCTCATCACGCAGGCAGTCCAGAGTGAGATGCTGGAGACCATTCCGGAGGAGGCGGGTATCACCATGAGCCCAGGGCCTCAGTGA
- the AMPD2 gene encoding AMP deaminase 2 isoform X2, giving the protein MWQSQAPAGAAQTPPLSPPWSQPWHPIHLALASPRPNIPLRSGPACRPPLQLQELFTRSLAESELRSAPYEFPEESPIEQLEERRQRLERQISQDVKLEPDILLRAKQDFLKTDSDSDLQLYKEQGEGQGDRSLRERDVLEREFQRVTISGEEKCGVPFTDLLDAAKSVVRALFIREKYMALSLQSFCPTTRRYLQQLAEKPLETRTYEQGPDTPVSADAPVHPPALEQHPYEHCEPSAMPGDLGLGLRMVQGVVHVYTRREPDEHCSEVELPYPDLQEFVADVNVLMALIINGPIKSFCYRRLQYLSSKFQMHVLLNEMKELAAQKKVPHRDFYNIRKVDTHIHASSCMNQKHLLRFIKRAMKRHLEEIVHVEQGREQTLREVFESMNLTAYDLSVDTLDVHADRNTFHRFDKFNAKYNPIGESVLREIFIKTDNRVSGKYFAHIIKEVMSDLEESKYQNAELRLSIYGRSRDEWDKLARWAVMHRVHSPNVRWLVQVPRLFDVYRTKGQLANFQEMLENIFLPLFEATVHPASHPELHLFLEHVDGFDSVDDESKPENHVFNLESPLPEAWMEEDNPPYAYYLYYTFANMAMLNHLRRQRGFHTFVLRPHCGEAGPIHHLVSAFMLAENISHGLLLRKAPVLQYLYYLAQIGIAMSPLSNNSLFLSYHRNPLPEYLSRGLMVSLSTDDPLQFHFTKEPLMEEYSIATQVWKLSSCDMCELARNSVLMSGFSHKVKSHWLGPNYTKEGPEGNDIRRTNVPDIRVGYRYETLCQELALITQAVQSEMLETIPEEAGITMSPGPQ; this is encoded by the exons ATGTGGCAGAGCCAGGCCCCAGCCGGTGCCGCTCAGACTCCCCCGCTGTCGCCGCCGTGGTCCCAGCCATGGCATCCTATCCATCTGGCTCTGGCAAGCCCAAGGCCAAATATCCCTTTAAGAAGCGGGCCAGCCTGCAGGCCTCCACTGCAGCTCCAG GAGCTGTTCACCCGCTCGCTGGCCGAGAGTGAGCTCCGTAGTGCCCCGTATGAGTTCCCCGAGGAGAGCCCCATTGAACAGCTGGAGGAGCGGCGGCAGCGGCTGGAGCGGCAGATCAGCCAGGATGTCAA GCTGGAGCCGGACATCCTGCTTCGGGCCAAGCAAGATTTCCTGAAGACAGACAGTGACTCGGACCTACA GCTCTACAAGGAACAGGGTGAGGGGCAGGGTGACCGGAGCCTGCGGGAGCGTGATGTGCTGGAACGGGAGTTTCAGCGGGTCACCATCTCCGGGGAGGAGAAGTGTGGG GTGCCATTCACAGACCTGCTGGATGCAGCCAAGAGTGTGGTGCGGGCACTCTTCATCCGGGAGAAGTACATGGCCCTGTCCCTGCAGAGCTTCTGCCCCACCACCCGCCGCTACCTGCAGCAGCTGGCTGAAAAGCCTCTGGAGACCCGGACCTATGAGCAGGGCCCCGACACCCCTGTGTCTGCTG ATGCCCCGGTGCACCCCCCTGCACTGGAGCAGCACCCGTACGAGCACTGTGAGCCAAGCGCCATGCCTGGGGACCTGGGCTTGGGTCTGCGCATGGTGCAGGGTGTGGTGCACGTCTACACCCGAAGGGAACCTGACGAGCA TTGCTCAGAGGTGGAGCTGCCATATCCTGACCTGCAGGAATTTGTGGCTGACGTCAATGTGCTGATGGCCCTGATTATCAATGGCCCCAT AAAGTCATTCTGCTACCGCCGGCTGCAGTACCTGAGCTCCAAGTTCCAGATGCACGTGCTACTCAATGAGATGAAGGAACTGGCCGCCCAGAAGAAAGTGCCACACCGAGATTTCTACAACATCCGCAAG GTGGACACCCACATCCATGCCTCGTCCTGCATGAACCAGAAGCATCTGCTGCGCTTCATCAAGCGGGCGATGAAACGGCACCTGGAGGAGATCGTGCACGTGGAGCAGGGCCGTGAACAGACGCTGCGGGAGGTCTTTGAGAGCATGAATCTCACAGCCTACGACCTGAGTGTGGACACGCTGGATGTGCATGCG GACAGGAACACTTTCCATCGCTTTGACAAGTTTAATGCCAAATACAACCCTATTGGGGAGTCCGTCCTCCGAGAGATCTTCATCAAGACGGACAACAGGGTATCTGGGAAGTACTTTGCTCACATCATTAAG GAGGTGATGTCAGACCTGGAGGAGAGCAAATACCAGAATGCAGAGCTGCGGCTCTCCATTTACGGGCGCTCGAGGGATGAGTGGGACAAGCTGGCGCGCTGGGCCGTCATGCACCGTGTGCACTCCCCCAACGTGCGCTGGCTGGTGCAGGTGCCCCGCCTCTT TGATGTGTACCGTACCAAGGGCCAGCTGGCCAACTTCCAGGAGATGCTGGAGAACATCTTCCTGCCACTGTTCGAGGCCACTGTGCACCCTGCCAGCCACCCGGAGCTGCATCTGTTCTTGGAGCAT GTGGATGGTTTTGACAGTGTGGATGACGAGTCCAAGCCTGAGAACCATGTCTTCAACCTGGAGAGCCCCCTGCCTGAGGCGTGGATGGAGGAGGACAACCCACCCTATGCCTACTACCTGTACTACACCTTTGCCAACATGGCCATGTTGAACCACCTGCGCAG GCAGAGGGGCTTCCACACGTTTGTGCTGAGGCCACACTGTGGGGAGGCTGGACCCATCCACCACCTGGTGTCAGCCTTCATGCTGGCTGAGAACATTTCCCATGGGCTGCTTCTGCGCAAG GCCCCTGTCCTGCAGTACCTGTACTACCTGGCCCAGATTGGCATCGCCATGTCCCCGCTCAGCAACAACAGCCTCTTCCTCAGCTACCACCGGAATCCGCTACCGGAGTACCTGTCCCGCGGCCTCATGGTCTCCCTGTCCACTGATGATCCCCTGCAGTTCCACTTCACCAAG GAGCCGCTGATGGAGGAATACAGCATCGCCACCCAGGTGTGGAAGCTCAGCTCCTGCGATATGTGTGAGCTGGCCCGCAACAGCGTGCTCATGAGTGGCTTCTCGCACAAG GTAAAGAGCCACTGGCTGGGACCCAACTATACCAAGGAAGGCCCTGAAGGGAATGACATCCGCCGGACCAACGTGCCAGACATCCGCGTGGGCTACCGCTACGAGACCCTGTGCCAGGAGCTGGCGCTCATCACGCAGGCAGTCCAGAGTGAGATGCTGGAGACCATTCCGGAGGAGGCGGGTATCACCATGAGCCCAGGGCCTCAGTGA
- the AMPD2 gene encoding AMP deaminase 2 isoform X3 — translation MASEARGGLGAPPLQSARSLPGPAPCLKHFPLDLRTSMDGKCKEIAEELFTRSLAESELRSAPYEFPEESPIEQLEERRQRLERQISQDVKLEPDILLRAKQDFLKTDSDSDLQLYKEQGEGQGDRSLRERDVLEREFQRVTISGEEKCGVPFTDLLDAAKSVVRALFIREKYMALSLQSFCPTTRRYLQQLAEKPLETRTYEQGPDTPVSADAPVHPPALEQHPYEHCEPSAMPGDLGLGLRMVQGVVHVYTRREPDEHCSEVELPYPDLQEFVADVNVLMALIINGPIKSFCYRRLQYLSSKFQMHVLLNEMKELAAQKKVPHRDFYNIRKVDTHIHASSCMNQKHLLRFIKRAMKRHLEEIVHVEQGREQTLREVFESMNLTAYDLSVDTLDVHADRNTFHRFDKFNAKYNPIGESVLREIFIKTDNRVSGKYFAHIIKEVMSDLEESKYQNAELRLSIYGRSRDEWDKLARWAVMHRVHSPNVRWLVQVPRLFDVYRTKGQLANFQEMLENIFLPLFEATVHPASHPELHLFLEHVDGFDSVDDESKPENHVFNLESPLPEAWMEEDNPPYAYYLYYTFANMAMLNHLRRQRGFHTFVLRPHCGEAGPIHHLVSAFMLAENISHGLLLRKAPVLQYLYYLAQIGIAMSPLSNNSLFLSYHRNPLPEYLSRGLMVSLSTDDPLQFHFTKEPLMEEYSIATQVWKLSSCDMCELARNSVLMSGFSHKVKSHWLGPNYTKEGPEGNDIRRTNVPDIRVGYRYETLCQELALITQAVQSEMLETIPEEAGITMSPGPQ, via the exons ATGGCTTCAG AGGCTCGGGGTGGTCTGGGGGCCCCTCCGCTGCAGTCTGCCCGATCCCTGCCGGGCCCCGCCCCCTGCCTCAAGCACTTCCCGCTCGACCTGCGCACGTCTATGGATGGCAAATGCAAGGAGATCGCCGAG GAGCTGTTCACCCGCTCGCTGGCCGAGAGTGAGCTCCGTAGTGCCCCGTATGAGTTCCCCGAGGAGAGCCCCATTGAACAGCTGGAGGAGCGGCGGCAGCGGCTGGAGCGGCAGATCAGCCAGGATGTCAA GCTGGAGCCGGACATCCTGCTTCGGGCCAAGCAAGATTTCCTGAAGACAGACAGTGACTCGGACCTACA GCTCTACAAGGAACAGGGTGAGGGGCAGGGTGACCGGAGCCTGCGGGAGCGTGATGTGCTGGAACGGGAGTTTCAGCGGGTCACCATCTCCGGGGAGGAGAAGTGTGGG GTGCCATTCACAGACCTGCTGGATGCAGCCAAGAGTGTGGTGCGGGCACTCTTCATCCGGGAGAAGTACATGGCCCTGTCCCTGCAGAGCTTCTGCCCCACCACCCGCCGCTACCTGCAGCAGCTGGCTGAAAAGCCTCTGGAGACCCGGACCTATGAGCAGGGCCCCGACACCCCTGTGTCTGCTG ATGCCCCGGTGCACCCCCCTGCACTGGAGCAGCACCCGTACGAGCACTGTGAGCCAAGCGCCATGCCTGGGGACCTGGGCTTGGGTCTGCGCATGGTGCAGGGTGTGGTGCACGTCTACACCCGAAGGGAACCTGACGAGCA TTGCTCAGAGGTGGAGCTGCCATATCCTGACCTGCAGGAATTTGTGGCTGACGTCAATGTGCTGATGGCCCTGATTATCAATGGCCCCAT AAAGTCATTCTGCTACCGCCGGCTGCAGTACCTGAGCTCCAAGTTCCAGATGCACGTGCTACTCAATGAGATGAAGGAACTGGCCGCCCAGAAGAAAGTGCCACACCGAGATTTCTACAACATCCGCAAG GTGGACACCCACATCCATGCCTCGTCCTGCATGAACCAGAAGCATCTGCTGCGCTTCATCAAGCGGGCGATGAAACGGCACCTGGAGGAGATCGTGCACGTGGAGCAGGGCCGTGAACAGACGCTGCGGGAGGTCTTTGAGAGCATGAATCTCACAGCCTACGACCTGAGTGTGGACACGCTGGATGTGCATGCG GACAGGAACACTTTCCATCGCTTTGACAAGTTTAATGCCAAATACAACCCTATTGGGGAGTCCGTCCTCCGAGAGATCTTCATCAAGACGGACAACAGGGTATCTGGGAAGTACTTTGCTCACATCATTAAG GAGGTGATGTCAGACCTGGAGGAGAGCAAATACCAGAATGCAGAGCTGCGGCTCTCCATTTACGGGCGCTCGAGGGATGAGTGGGACAAGCTGGCGCGCTGGGCCGTCATGCACCGTGTGCACTCCCCCAACGTGCGCTGGCTGGTGCAGGTGCCCCGCCTCTT TGATGTGTACCGTACCAAGGGCCAGCTGGCCAACTTCCAGGAGATGCTGGAGAACATCTTCCTGCCACTGTTCGAGGCCACTGTGCACCCTGCCAGCCACCCGGAGCTGCATCTGTTCTTGGAGCAT GTGGATGGTTTTGACAGTGTGGATGACGAGTCCAAGCCTGAGAACCATGTCTTCAACCTGGAGAGCCCCCTGCCTGAGGCGTGGATGGAGGAGGACAACCCACCCTATGCCTACTACCTGTACTACACCTTTGCCAACATGGCCATGTTGAACCACCTGCGCAG GCAGAGGGGCTTCCACACGTTTGTGCTGAGGCCACACTGTGGGGAGGCTGGACCCATCCACCACCTGGTGTCAGCCTTCATGCTGGCTGAGAACATTTCCCATGGGCTGCTTCTGCGCAAG GCCCCTGTCCTGCAGTACCTGTACTACCTGGCCCAGATTGGCATCGCCATGTCCCCGCTCAGCAACAACAGCCTCTTCCTCAGCTACCACCGGAATCCGCTACCGGAGTACCTGTCCCGCGGCCTCATGGTCTCCCTGTCCACTGATGATCCCCTGCAGTTCCACTTCACCAAG GAGCCGCTGATGGAGGAATACAGCATCGCCACCCAGGTGTGGAAGCTCAGCTCCTGCGATATGTGTGAGCTGGCCCGCAACAGCGTGCTCATGAGTGGCTTCTCGCACAAG GTAAAGAGCCACTGGCTGGGACCCAACTATACCAAGGAAGGCCCTGAAGGGAATGACATCCGCCGGACCAACGTGCCAGACATCCGCGTGGGCTACCGCTACGAGACCCTGTGCCAGGAGCTGGCGCTCATCACGCAGGCAGTCCAGAGTGAGATGCTGGAGACCATTCCGGAGGAGGCGGGTATCACCATGAGCCCAGGGCCTCAGTGA
- the AMPD2 gene encoding AMP deaminase 2 isoform X4: protein MDGKCKEIAEELFTRSLAESELRSAPYEFPEESPIEQLEERRQRLERQISQDVKLEPDILLRAKQDFLKTDSDSDLQLYKEQGEGQGDRSLRERDVLEREFQRVTISGEEKCGVPFTDLLDAAKSVVRALFIREKYMALSLQSFCPTTRRYLQQLAEKPLETRTYEQGPDTPVSADAPVHPPALEQHPYEHCEPSAMPGDLGLGLRMVQGVVHVYTRREPDEHCSEVELPYPDLQEFVADVNVLMALIINGPIKSFCYRRLQYLSSKFQMHVLLNEMKELAAQKKVPHRDFYNIRKVDTHIHASSCMNQKHLLRFIKRAMKRHLEEIVHVEQGREQTLREVFESMNLTAYDLSVDTLDVHADRNTFHRFDKFNAKYNPIGESVLREIFIKTDNRVSGKYFAHIIKEVMSDLEESKYQNAELRLSIYGRSRDEWDKLARWAVMHRVHSPNVRWLVQVPRLFDVYRTKGQLANFQEMLENIFLPLFEATVHPASHPELHLFLEHVDGFDSVDDESKPENHVFNLESPLPEAWMEEDNPPYAYYLYYTFANMAMLNHLRRQRGFHTFVLRPHCGEAGPIHHLVSAFMLAENISHGLLLRKAPVLQYLYYLAQIGIAMSPLSNNSLFLSYHRNPLPEYLSRGLMVSLSTDDPLQFHFTKEPLMEEYSIATQVWKLSSCDMCELARNSVLMSGFSHKVKSHWLGPNYTKEGPEGNDIRRTNVPDIRVGYRYETLCQELALITQAVQSEMLETIPEEAGITMSPGPQ from the exons ATGGATGGCAAATGCAAGGAGATCGCCGAG GAGCTGTTCACCCGCTCGCTGGCCGAGAGTGAGCTCCGTAGTGCCCCGTATGAGTTCCCCGAGGAGAGCCCCATTGAACAGCTGGAGGAGCGGCGGCAGCGGCTGGAGCGGCAGATCAGCCAGGATGTCAA GCTGGAGCCGGACATCCTGCTTCGGGCCAAGCAAGATTTCCTGAAGACAGACAGTGACTCGGACCTACA GCTCTACAAGGAACAGGGTGAGGGGCAGGGTGACCGGAGCCTGCGGGAGCGTGATGTGCTGGAACGGGAGTTTCAGCGGGTCACCATCTCCGGGGAGGAGAAGTGTGGG GTGCCATTCACAGACCTGCTGGATGCAGCCAAGAGTGTGGTGCGGGCACTCTTCATCCGGGAGAAGTACATGGCCCTGTCCCTGCAGAGCTTCTGCCCCACCACCCGCCGCTACCTGCAGCAGCTGGCTGAAAAGCCTCTGGAGACCCGGACCTATGAGCAGGGCCCCGACACCCCTGTGTCTGCTG ATGCCCCGGTGCACCCCCCTGCACTGGAGCAGCACCCGTACGAGCACTGTGAGCCAAGCGCCATGCCTGGGGACCTGGGCTTGGGTCTGCGCATGGTGCAGGGTGTGGTGCACGTCTACACCCGAAGGGAACCTGACGAGCA TTGCTCAGAGGTGGAGCTGCCATATCCTGACCTGCAGGAATTTGTGGCTGACGTCAATGTGCTGATGGCCCTGATTATCAATGGCCCCAT AAAGTCATTCTGCTACCGCCGGCTGCAGTACCTGAGCTCCAAGTTCCAGATGCACGTGCTACTCAATGAGATGAAGGAACTGGCCGCCCAGAAGAAAGTGCCACACCGAGATTTCTACAACATCCGCAAG GTGGACACCCACATCCATGCCTCGTCCTGCATGAACCAGAAGCATCTGCTGCGCTTCATCAAGCGGGCGATGAAACGGCACCTGGAGGAGATCGTGCACGTGGAGCAGGGCCGTGAACAGACGCTGCGGGAGGTCTTTGAGAGCATGAATCTCACAGCCTACGACCTGAGTGTGGACACGCTGGATGTGCATGCG GACAGGAACACTTTCCATCGCTTTGACAAGTTTAATGCCAAATACAACCCTATTGGGGAGTCCGTCCTCCGAGAGATCTTCATCAAGACGGACAACAGGGTATCTGGGAAGTACTTTGCTCACATCATTAAG GAGGTGATGTCAGACCTGGAGGAGAGCAAATACCAGAATGCAGAGCTGCGGCTCTCCATTTACGGGCGCTCGAGGGATGAGTGGGACAAGCTGGCGCGCTGGGCCGTCATGCACCGTGTGCACTCCCCCAACGTGCGCTGGCTGGTGCAGGTGCCCCGCCTCTT TGATGTGTACCGTACCAAGGGCCAGCTGGCCAACTTCCAGGAGATGCTGGAGAACATCTTCCTGCCACTGTTCGAGGCCACTGTGCACCCTGCCAGCCACCCGGAGCTGCATCTGTTCTTGGAGCAT GTGGATGGTTTTGACAGTGTGGATGACGAGTCCAAGCCTGAGAACCATGTCTTCAACCTGGAGAGCCCCCTGCCTGAGGCGTGGATGGAGGAGGACAACCCACCCTATGCCTACTACCTGTACTACACCTTTGCCAACATGGCCATGTTGAACCACCTGCGCAG GCAGAGGGGCTTCCACACGTTTGTGCTGAGGCCACACTGTGGGGAGGCTGGACCCATCCACCACCTGGTGTCAGCCTTCATGCTGGCTGAGAACATTTCCCATGGGCTGCTTCTGCGCAAG GCCCCTGTCCTGCAGTACCTGTACTACCTGGCCCAGATTGGCATCGCCATGTCCCCGCTCAGCAACAACAGCCTCTTCCTCAGCTACCACCGGAATCCGCTACCGGAGTACCTGTCCCGCGGCCTCATGGTCTCCCTGTCCACTGATGATCCCCTGCAGTTCCACTTCACCAAG GAGCCGCTGATGGAGGAATACAGCATCGCCACCCAGGTGTGGAAGCTCAGCTCCTGCGATATGTGTGAGCTGGCCCGCAACAGCGTGCTCATGAGTGGCTTCTCGCACAAG GTAAAGAGCCACTGGCTGGGACCCAACTATACCAAGGAAGGCCCTGAAGGGAATGACATCCGCCGGACCAACGTGCCAGACATCCGCGTGGGCTACCGCTACGAGACCCTGTGCCAGGAGCTGGCGCTCATCACGCAGGCAGTCCAGAGTGAGATGCTGGAGACCATTCCGGAGGAGGCGGGTATCACCATGAGCCCAGGGCCTCAGTGA